From a single Loxodonta africana isolate mLoxAfr1 chromosome 9, mLoxAfr1.hap2, whole genome shotgun sequence genomic region:
- the LOC100667382 gene encoding procathepsin L-like — protein sequence MTPSVFLAALCLGIASAAPKLDQTLDVQWNQWKSTYKKVYAANEEGLTRAVWEKNMKMIERHNQEHSQGKHGFTMAMNAFGDKTNEEFRQLMNGFQSQKHKKGKLFHFHEPVFGHIPTSVNWTQRGYVTPVKDQGSCHSCWAFSATGALEGQMFRKTGKLVSLSEQNLVDCSRPEGNNGCSGGLMDKAFQYVKNNGGLDSEESYPYTAKESRNCLYKPEFSAANNTGFVNIPPQEKALMNAVASVGPISVAVDASLKSFRFYKSGIYFDPACRLAVNHGVLVVGYGFEGTDPDKNKYWLVKNSWGKSWGADGYIKIAKDRNNHCGIARAASYPTV from the exons ATGACTCCTTCAGTCTTTTTGGCTGCCCTTTGCTTGGGTATAGCCTCAGCTGCTCCAAAACTTGATCAAACGTTAGATGTGCAATGGAACCAGTGGAAGTCAACGTACAAGAAAGTGTATGCTGCG AATGAAGAAGGTTTGACGAGAGCAGTGTGGGAGAAGAATATGAAGATGATTGAACGGCACAATCAGGAACACAGCCAAGGGAAACATGGCTTCACCATGGCCATGAATGCCTTTGGTGACAAG ACCAATGAAGAATTCAGGCAGCTGATGAACGGCTTTCAAAGCCAGAAACACAAGAAGGGGAAGCTGTTCCATTTCCATGAACCTGTCTTTGGTCATATCCCCACATCTGTGAATTGGACTCAGAGAGGCTATGTGACTCCTGTGAAGGATCAG ggTTCGTGTCATTCTTGTTGGGCTTTTAGTGCAACTGGTGCCCTGGAAGGACAGATGTTCCGGAAAACTGGCAAACTTGTTTCACTCAGTGAGCAGAACCTGGTGGACTGCTCTCGGCCTGAAGGCAATAATGGCTGCAGTGGTGGCCTGATGGATAAGGCTTTCCAGTATGTTAAAAACAACGGAGGCCTTGATTCAGAGGAGTCCTATCCATATACTGCAAAG GAATCACGAAACTGTCTCTACAAGCCTGAGTTTTCGGCTGCCAACAACACTGGCTTCGTGAACATTCCTCCACAGGAGAAGGCACTCATGAATGCGGTGGCATCCGTGGGTCCTATCTCTGTTGCTGTTGATGCAAGCCTGAAATCCTTCCGGTTCTACAAATCTG GCATTTATTTCGATCCCGCATGCCGCCTCGCTGTGAACCATGGTGTTCTGGTGGTTGGCTATGGCTTTGAAGGAACAGACccagataaaaataaatattggcTTGTCAAGAACAG CTGGGGTAAAAGTTGGGGCGCAGATGGGTACATAAAGATAGCCAAAGACCGGAACAACCACTGTGGCATCGCCAGGGCAGCCAGCTACCCCACGGTGTGA